From Anaerohalosphaera lusitana, one genomic window encodes:
- a CDS encoding rhamnulokinase, protein MGKNYIAVDLGAESGRVMLGNVSNDKLELKEIRRFENGAVDQDGTLRWDFARLFCEIKKGIGEAIEAAGGKVEGLAVDSWGVDFGLLDAEGDLVEYPYCYRDSRTDGMLEKAFELMDKRAIYANSGVQFMQINTVYQLLSMKLNNSPALARARTLLFTADLISYLLCGRKYAEYTLASTSQLMNMETGQWSQEIFDGLGLPIELMPEVVTPGIRVGELSPEICSELNCEPVPVYAAGSHDTASAVAAVPASDENWAYLSSGTWSLLGVEVPEAIVTDDAFEMGFTNEGGVGGTIRFLKNIMGLWLLQECRRDWKEQGRELSYGELAEMAGNAEPFFGFLDVNYDEFLAPGDMPAKINRYLEKTGQKTTEDKGQMARLILDSLAMRYRREIQKVEKASGRAVEVLHVVGGGIKNELLCQLTADAIGKKVVTGPAEATASGNILVQAMGAGQIDSVETARRIVTNSFDLAEYLPRDTAIWNEKYAEFIQLQERDEDVS, encoded by the coding sequence ATGGGAAAGAACTATATAGCTGTTGATCTTGGCGCTGAGAGCGGCCGGGTAATGCTGGGTAATGTCAGTAATGATAAGCTCGAGCTCAAAGAGATACGCCGATTTGAAAATGGTGCCGTCGATCAGGATGGAACGCTGAGATGGGATTTTGCTCGTCTTTTCTGCGAAATAAAGAAGGGCATCGGTGAAGCTATCGAGGCGGCTGGGGGTAAGGTCGAGGGTTTGGCTGTTGACAGTTGGGGGGTTGATTTCGGTTTGCTGGATGCGGAAGGCGATCTGGTTGAGTATCCGTACTGTTATCGCGACAGTCGTACCGACGGCATGCTAGAGAAAGCTTTTGAGCTGATGGACAAGCGGGCGATATATGCCAACAGCGGTGTGCAGTTCATGCAGATCAATACTGTTTATCAGCTTCTTTCAATGAAGCTCAATAATTCGCCTGCGCTGGCTAGGGCAAGGACCCTTTTGTTTACCGCTGATCTGATATCTTATCTACTCTGTGGCAGAAAGTATGCTGAGTATACCCTTGCGAGTACAAGTCAGTTGATGAATATGGAAACTGGTCAGTGGTCGCAGGAGATTTTTGACGGTCTTGGGCTGCCTATAGAGTTGATGCCCGAGGTTGTCACGCCGGGCATCCGGGTTGGTGAGTTGAGCCCGGAGATTTGCAGCGAGCTCAATTGCGAGCCGGTTCCGGTATACGCTGCAGGTTCGCATGATACTGCGAGTGCGGTTGCGGCTGTGCCCGCATCTGACGAAAACTGGGCATATCTTTCCAGCGGTACCTGGAGCCTGCTTGGTGTGGAAGTGCCTGAAGCGATTGTGACTGACGATGCTTTCGAGATGGGTTTCACCAACGAGGGCGGCGTCGGCGGAACCATACGTTTTTTGAAGAATATTATGGGTTTGTGGCTGCTGCAGGAATGCCGCCGAGACTGGAAAGAGCAGGGCAGAGAGCTGTCTTACGGCGAGCTTGCTGAGATGGCGGGTAATGCAGAGCCTTTCTTTGGTTTCCTGGACGTGAACTACGATGAATTTCTGGCGCCCGGTGATATGCCGGCGAAGATCAATCGTTATCTGGAGAAGACGGGACAGAAGACTACGGAGGACAAGGGCCAGATGGCTCGTCTGATACTGGACAGCCTTGCGATGCGTTACAGAAGAGAGATTCAGAAGGTTGAAAAGGCCAGCGGCAGGGCTGTTGAGGTGCTTCATGTCGTCGGCGGGGGCATAAAAAATGAGCTGCTGTGTCAGTTGACTGCAGATGCGATCGGTAAGAAGGTGGTCACCGGTCCGGCCGAGGCTACTGCCAGCGGGAACATCCTTGTGCAGGCTATGGGAGCAGGCCAGATCGATTCGGTCGAGACCGCTCGCAGGATAGTTACGAATTCGTTTGATCTTGCCGAATACTTGCCCAGAGACACGGCGATCTGGAACGAAAAATATGCCGAGTTCATACAATTGCAGGAAAGGGATGAAGATGTTTCGTGA
- a CDS encoding 2-oxo acid dehydrogenase subunit E2 has translation MARDIKLPQLGQTMEEGTIVNILVSDGDKVEKGDVIFEVETDKATLEVESPAEGYVKKVLVKDGETIPVNTPMLIVGEKHEEIDQAYIDSLAGGENVGKIEPQKTAEPEATLAQPSGDADPSLKTVKLPQLGQTMEEGTVVNILVSPGDKIAKGDVVFEIETDKATLEMESPAEGFVKRVLVDDGETIPVNAPMLIVGAEDAVVSGEYVAAQTGDQAVAETEQTQQGPAERTSGPVKTPEGIRVVRLPQLGQTMEEGTVVNILIGSGDKVEKGDVIFEIETDKATLEMESPAEGIVKMVLVEDGETVPVNDPLLIVGEDGAEVSQAFVDSLRAGPGEQAVQAESKPAPEAKTQAPTQAAGPAKGGKVFASPRAKTIAQQQGVDISTVSPKPGAPRIVAADVLAAVQSGGAQSPAVLGERIPVNRLQKITGEKMLQSKRDIPCFYLTTQVDMTELVKLRSKANESASVKISFNDYIIRAVAKSLRHYPVMTGQLAGDFIQLAERIHVGLAIAVEDGLISPVIKDADQKDVAQIAEYSKSLIQRTKANQVTLDDLEGGCITISNLGGFGIHSFIPVVVPGQCSILGVGSIEDTCVPSGGNILVRKIMSLTLSVDHKVANGAEAAQFLDFIKKMLEHPAELDQ, from the coding sequence ATGGCACGAGATATAAAACTGCCCCAGCTTGGCCAGACGATGGAAGAAGGCACCATTGTGAATATCCTCGTCAGCGACGGTGACAAAGTCGAAAAGGGCGATGTTATCTTTGAAGTTGAGACGGACAAGGCAACGCTCGAGGTCGAGTCGCCGGCTGAGGGATACGTCAAGAAGGTCCTAGTCAAGGATGGTGAGACGATACCTGTCAACACGCCCATGCTCATTGTCGGTGAAAAGCACGAAGAGATAGATCAGGCGTATATTGATTCGCTGGCTGGAGGGGAAAATGTCGGGAAGATCGAGCCGCAGAAGACAGCGGAGCCCGAGGCAACGCTCGCACAGCCGTCAGGAGATGCGGATCCGTCACTAAAGACGGTCAAACTGCCCCAGCTTGGTCAGACGATGGAAGAGGGCACTGTCGTGAATATTCTCGTTTCGCCGGGTGATAAGATTGCAAAGGGCGATGTGGTGTTTGAGATCGAGACGGATAAAGCGACGCTGGAGATGGAATCGCCGGCTGAGGGGTTTGTAAAACGCGTTCTCGTTGATGACGGCGAGACGATACCGGTCAATGCGCCGATGCTGATAGTGGGTGCCGAGGATGCTGTGGTAAGTGGCGAGTATGTGGCGGCGCAGACAGGTGATCAGGCTGTCGCTGAGACGGAGCAGACTCAGCAGGGGCCGGCAGAAAGGACGAGCGGGCCGGTCAAGACGCCTGAGGGCATCCGGGTGGTGCGATTGCCTCAGCTCGGCCAGACGATGGAGGAAGGAACTGTTGTCAATATACTGATCGGTTCCGGCGATAAGGTTGAGAAGGGCGATGTCATTTTTGAGATCGAGACGGACAAAGCGACTTTGGAGATGGAGTCGCCGGCTGAAGGTATCGTAAAGATGGTCCTTGTTGAGGACGGTGAGACGGTGCCTGTGAACGATCCGCTGCTGATCGTGGGTGAAGATGGGGCCGAGGTAAGTCAGGCGTTCGTGGATTCGCTCAGGGCGGGGCCTGGTGAACAGGCTGTGCAAGCTGAAAGCAAGCCCGCACCGGAGGCAAAGACACAAGCTCCAACGCAAGCTGCCGGCCCGGCGAAGGGCGGCAAGGTTTTTGCATCGCCACGCGCTAAAACCATTGCCCAGCAGCAGGGTGTCGATATCAGTACAGTCTCGCCGAAGCCAGGTGCTCCGCGGATCGTTGCAGCGGACGTACTTGCGGCAGTTCAAAGCGGCGGGGCTCAGTCGCCGGCCGTGCTGGGTGAACGCATACCGGTCAATCGCCTGCAGAAGATCACGGGCGAGAAGATGCTTCAGTCGAAGAGAGACATTCCGTGTTTCTATCTGACGACGCAGGTCGATATGACCGAGCTGGTCAAGTTGCGGTCCAAGGCTAACGAGTCAGCGAGTGTGAAGATATCGTTCAACGACTATATAATTCGCGCTGTTGCGAAGTCACTGCGGCATTATCCGGTTATGACGGGGCAGCTTGCGGGTGACTTCATTCAGTTGGCTGAGCGGATACATGTCGGTCTGGCGATCGCGGTTGAGGACGGCCTGATCTCGCCTGTTATTAAGGACGCGGATCAGAAGGACGTTGCGCAAATTGCTGAATACAGCAAGAGCCTGATCCAGCGTACAAAGGCCAACCAGGTCACACTGGATGATCTTGAGGGCGGATGTATTACGATAAGCAATCTTGGCGGTTTCGGGATACACTCGTTCATTCCTGTGGTTGTGCCCGGTCAGTGCAGTATTCTCGGTGTCGGTTCGATCGAGGATACTTGCGTGCCGAGCGGCGGAAATATCCTGGTTCGAAAGATCATGTCGCTGACGCTTTCAGTGGATCATAAGGTCGCAAACGGCGCGGAGGCCGCTCAGTTTTTGGACTTTATCAAGAAGATGCTCGAGCATCCGGCCGAGCTGGATCAATAG
- a CDS encoding alpha-ketoacid dehydrogenase subunit alpha/beta: MGFKVDDKRTAAGPTINELIKDGVISREDALDWLRTIYEIRFFEEKVFELLGQNLIKGASHLYAGEEAVATGAIAAIEKGDVIGSTHRGHGHCGAIGNKYAEDDNARQTHWNRMMAELMGRETGYCNGRGGSMHIADVKKGNLGSTGIVGGNQPPAVGAAMAEKYKKTGRVVVSFFGDGSTNTGTFHESMNMASVFDVPLVAVIENNLYGMSVPFSQSEVEGTVCASNVEDIAVRGAAYDVPAMIVDGQDVVSVFCGIREAAEYARKNSKLMMVEAKTYRWFGHSRSDPRAYRTKEEEKAWRDRDPIIVLSKRLLDEKLATQEELDKIEKAAEQCIEDATKFGLDSPWPKVEELAKDVYVAESYDQELIKAEKQQSEKAHDATAAFEKALAEGTGKSKKEIREKAQAKVKDGFGMDVLNIGQAVADAHAEEMRRDEDVVILGEDVGLYGGAYKATKGLLEEFGTDRVIDTAISEAAITGAAVGAAIRGMRPIAELMYVDFITIALDQLMHNGAFNRYMFGGHAKVPMVLRTEGGVGRCIAAHHSKSLEAWLVHVPGLYVVMPSTPYDAKGLLKASIRSDNPVVFIEHKATYGQMGAVPTDDYIIPLGVADIKRPGKDATIVTYSRQTMFALDAAKELADKHGIDAEVIDLRTVKPMDIDTVAASVRKTGRLITVSEGFCMCGTGSEITRQLINYKFEDGRCGFDYLDAPPVNLAAEDVPPPMSEPLELASIPTVDKIVASVKAQI; the protein is encoded by the coding sequence ATGGGATTCAAAGTGGATGACAAGCGGACCGCTGCCGGACCCACTATTAATGAGCTTATCAAAGATGGTGTAATATCACGAGAGGATGCGCTCGACTGGCTGAGAACGATCTACGAGATACGGTTTTTTGAAGAGAAGGTTTTTGAACTTCTGGGGCAGAACCTGATCAAGGGTGCATCGCATCTTTATGCTGGCGAGGAAGCTGTTGCCACTGGCGCGATTGCCGCTATCGAAAAGGGCGATGTGATCGGTTCGACGCACCGTGGTCACGGACATTGCGGGGCGATCGGTAATAAGTACGCAGAGGATGACAATGCCCGCCAGACCCACTGGAACCGTATGATGGCTGAGCTTATGGGGCGGGAGACAGGGTACTGCAACGGCCGGGGCGGATCGATGCATATCGCAGACGTGAAAAAGGGTAATCTGGGGTCGACCGGTATCGTAGGCGGTAATCAGCCTCCGGCAGTTGGGGCGGCAATGGCGGAGAAGTACAAGAAGACCGGCCGGGTGGTTGTGTCTTTTTTTGGTGACGGCTCAACGAATACGGGTACTTTCCACGAATCGATGAACATGGCATCCGTTTTTGATGTTCCGCTGGTCGCCGTGATCGAGAACAACCTTTACGGCATGTCGGTTCCTTTCTCACAGAGTGAAGTTGAGGGGACCGTTTGTGCGAGTAATGTCGAGGACATTGCCGTTCGCGGAGCTGCGTATGATGTGCCCGCGATGATCGTTGACGGACAGGATGTTGTTTCAGTCTTCTGCGGTATTCGTGAGGCTGCCGAATATGCCAGAAAGAACAGCAAGCTTATGATGGTCGAGGCGAAGACGTATCGCTGGTTTGGGCACAGCCGGAGTGATCCAAGAGCGTACAGGACGAAAGAAGAGGAGAAGGCATGGCGCGATCGCGACCCGATCATTGTGCTTTCCAAGCGTCTTCTGGATGAAAAGCTCGCTACGCAGGAAGAGCTGGACAAGATAGAGAAGGCCGCTGAGCAGTGCATTGAAGATGCTACGAAGTTTGGTCTGGACAGTCCATGGCCGAAGGTTGAAGAGCTTGCAAAGGATGTATACGTCGCAGAGAGCTATGATCAGGAGTTAATCAAGGCGGAAAAGCAGCAGTCGGAAAAGGCCCATGACGCTACGGCTGCGTTCGAGAAAGCTTTGGCGGAGGGCACAGGCAAGAGCAAGAAGGAAATACGTGAGAAGGCGCAGGCGAAGGTCAAGGACGGGTTCGGTATGGATGTGCTGAATATCGGCCAGGCGGTCGCGGATGCTCATGCTGAGGAAATGCGGCGTGATGAGGACGTCGTGATCCTTGGTGAGGATGTCGGTCTGTACGGAGGAGCTTATAAGGCGACGAAAGGACTGCTGGAGGAGTTTGGTACCGATCGGGTGATCGATACGGCGATCTCGGAAGCTGCGATTACCGGTGCGGCTGTTGGTGCTGCAATTCGCGGCATGCGGCCAATAGCTGAGCTGATGTATGTCGATTTTATAACGATCGCACTCGATCAGCTTATGCATAACGGTGCGTTCAACCGTTACATGTTCGGCGGGCACGCGAAGGTGCCGATGGTTCTGCGTACCGAGGGCGGCGTTGGACGCTGTATTGCAGCTCACCATTCCAAGTCGCTGGAAGCGTGGCTTGTGCATGTGCCCGGGCTTTACGTCGTAATGCCTTCGACGCCTTATGATGCGAAGGGGCTGCTCAAGGCATCGATCAGAAGCGACAATCCAGTCGTCTTTATCGAGCACAAAGCGACCTATGGACAGATGGGGGCCGTGCCGACGGACGATTATATCATTCCGCTTGGGGTGGCTGATATCAAACGGCCTGGCAAGGATGCAACGATTGTTACATACAGCAGGCAGACGATGTTTGCACTGGATGCTGCGAAAGAGCTGGCGGACAAGCACGGCATCGATGCTGAGGTGATCGATCTCAGGACGGTCAAGCCGATGGATATCGATACGGTTGCTGCATCGGTGCGTAAGACGGGCAGGCTCATCACGGTCAGTGAAGGTTTCTGCATGTGCGGTACCGGGTCCGAGATCACACGGCAGTTGATAAACTATAAGTTTGAAGACGGCAGATGCGGATTCGATTATCTGGACGCTCCGCCGGTGAACCTGGCTGCTGAAGATGTGCCTCCTCCGATGAGTGAGCCGCTGGAGCTTGCAAGTATTCCAACTGTTGATAAAATAGTGGCTTCAGTGAAGGCTCAGATTTAA
- the lpdA gene encoding dihydrolipoyl dehydrogenase, giving the protein MADSFDVIVIGGGPGGYAAAIRCAQKNANVALVEKAEMGGTCLNRGCIPSKALLGSAHFLTLAKHARLMGVDIEKPSPNWTKMQARKDAIVENFSKGVKTLVKANKIKLYEGIGIAKGPDTVTVQTDNEEVELKAKSIILATGSVPVEIPAFKFDRETIISSKEALNLSEIPESLVIIGGGIIGCEMACVYATVGSRVTIIEALDQLLPNEDAWVGKIMQREFKKLGIKCLTSQKVTGVDVNNDTAKVNLESGESIDADKVLVSVGRRAICDQETIEALGLEMQGSTIEINEKMETSVPGVYAIGDAVGTTYLAHGAFQEAEIAAENSLGGDEKMGDYNLIPKAVYSFPEVASIGLNEKKCTKKGIDFTVGKAAFRSNGRSVAHNETVGEIRVIRETDSNKILGVTMVGATVTEMISTARALIGTTEDITDVCFAHPTVSEVLKEAWEDAFGISLHVPPSPK; this is encoded by the coding sequence ATGGCTGACAGTTTTGACGTGATCGTAATAGGCGGAGGACCGGGCGGGTACGCAGCGGCCATCAGATGTGCACAGAAAAACGCAAACGTCGCACTCGTAGAAAAAGCCGAAATGGGCGGCACCTGTCTCAATCGCGGCTGCATCCCCTCAAAGGCCCTGCTCGGTTCTGCACATTTCCTCACACTTGCAAAACACGCCAGGCTCATGGGCGTCGACATCGAAAAGCCCTCCCCAAACTGGACCAAAATGCAGGCCCGCAAAGATGCCATAGTCGAAAACTTCAGCAAAGGTGTCAAAACTCTCGTAAAAGCAAACAAGATCAAGCTCTACGAAGGCATCGGTATCGCAAAGGGTCCCGACACGGTAACCGTACAGACTGACAATGAAGAAGTCGAACTAAAAGCCAAAAGCATAATCCTCGCCACCGGTTCGGTCCCCGTTGAGATTCCCGCATTCAAATTCGACCGCGAAACCATTATAAGCAGCAAAGAAGCCTTGAACCTCAGCGAAATACCAGAATCGCTCGTCATCATAGGCGGCGGAATCATAGGCTGCGAAATGGCCTGCGTCTACGCAACCGTCGGTTCCAGGGTAACCATCATCGAAGCACTCGACCAACTTTTGCCCAACGAGGATGCCTGGGTCGGCAAGATTATGCAGCGGGAATTCAAAAAGCTCGGCATCAAATGCCTCACCAGCCAGAAAGTCACAGGCGTCGACGTAAACAATGACACCGCAAAGGTCAACCTGGAAAGCGGCGAATCCATTGATGCAGACAAGGTACTTGTTTCCGTAGGCCGAAGAGCCATCTGCGACCAGGAAACAATAGAAGCACTTGGCCTGGAAATGCAGGGCTCGACCATCGAGATAAACGAAAAAATGGAAACCAGCGTCCCGGGCGTTTACGCGATCGGCGACGCAGTCGGAACCACATACCTCGCCCACGGAGCCTTCCAGGAAGCCGAGATCGCAGCCGAAAACTCCCTTGGCGGCGACGAAAAAATGGGCGACTATAACCTGATCCCCAAAGCTGTATACTCCTTCCCAGAAGTCGCTTCTATCGGGCTCAACGAGAAAAAATGCACCAAAAAAGGAATTGATTTCACGGTCGGCAAGGCCGCCTTCAGGTCCAACGGCCGTAGCGTAGCACATAACGAAACAGTCGGCGAGATCCGCGTCATCCGCGAAACAGATTCAAATAAGATACTCGGCGTCACAATGGTCGGCGCAACTGTTACCGAAATGATCTCTACCGCAAGGGCTCTGATAGGTACGACCGAAGATATTACCGATGTCTGCTTTGCACACCCCACAGTTTCCGAGGTGCTCAAGGAAGCCTGGGAAGACGCATTCGGGATTAGTCTCCACGTACCTCCGTCACCAAAATAA
- a CDS encoding FecR domain-containing protein, with protein sequence MSDRSSQFYATLSNLIVESLEGSISAEDMRKLDRLIVEDVSARRFYLEFVTVHSGLRKCCCASEVQARVSESVSRDETDMRQLWLALAQAEKTAAGVVVDREETEMQRAPDMAQVKPSEKSISRVALFTAITSAAALMLIGFIYLFVPVRPVVAVFADGHGVKWSESEGATERGDELRVGQELRLDEGMAKIVFFNGTSVLIQAPAELAFEAEKGLRLDSGRIYVKNGVAGFAVETQTGRVVDHGTEFGVAVDSWGETEAHVFDGLVELSSKDSGDMAVSTVQLKEGQASSVDREGELRKDVFDAAGDMFVMNMPPAGSTGVPGRAINLADVVAGGNGFGNGKQMQVLKLGSGEIGSFDEVVPSIKSGDGQYHQVMERRYVDGVFVPDGGEGPVCVSSLGHRFEGCPDTNNEYWVDIAVDGFELPFGEDIYCENGKPGILAHANSGITFDLARLRDSMPGLRIGSFVSGCGVRTYSEDFNVDTNCSVWVLVDGELRFQLHGVDEGDRPRAIRVILRDEDRFLTLITTDGGNSTSADWCLFTEPVLELERK encoded by the coding sequence ATGAGCGACAGGTCCTCTCAATTCTATGCTACACTTAGCAACCTGATAGTGGAATCACTTGAGGGGAGCATCTCTGCTGAAGACATGCGTAAGCTGGACAGGCTGATCGTCGAGGATGTCAGCGCGAGAAGGTTTTACCTGGAGTTTGTGACAGTTCATTCGGGGTTGCGGAAATGCTGCTGTGCATCAGAAGTACAGGCGCGAGTAAGTGAATCGGTGAGCCGTGATGAAACCGATATGCGGCAGCTATGGCTTGCGCTGGCCCAGGCTGAGAAGACCGCTGCGGGGGTGGTTGTAGATAGGGAAGAGACAGAGATGCAGCGTGCCCCTGATATGGCCCAAGTCAAGCCTTCCGAGAAATCCATTTCGCGAGTTGCTTTGTTTACCGCGATAACATCGGCTGCGGCATTGATGCTTATTGGATTCATATACCTTTTTGTCCCCGTAAGGCCTGTTGTTGCTGTCTTTGCGGATGGTCATGGAGTTAAGTGGTCCGAGTCTGAGGGGGCGACGGAACGAGGCGACGAACTTAGGGTTGGGCAGGAGTTGCGTCTTGATGAGGGTATGGCTAAGATCGTGTTCTTTAACGGTACAAGCGTCCTTATACAAGCACCTGCTGAATTAGCTTTTGAAGCTGAAAAAGGGTTGCGTCTGGACAGCGGTCGGATCTATGTGAAGAATGGAGTTGCTGGTTTCGCTGTCGAAACACAAACCGGAAGAGTGGTGGATCATGGGACGGAGTTCGGCGTTGCAGTTGATTCATGGGGCGAAACCGAGGCTCATGTTTTTGATGGACTTGTTGAGCTCAGCAGCAAGGATTCGGGGGACATGGCTGTGAGTACTGTACAGCTTAAAGAAGGTCAGGCCAGCTCTGTTGATCGAGAGGGTGAGCTTCGAAAGGACGTTTTTGATGCTGCGGGTGATATGTTCGTGATGAATATGCCGCCTGCCGGATCTACAGGTGTGCCCGGTAGGGCGATTAATCTGGCGGATGTCGTTGCCGGCGGAAACGGTTTCGGCAATGGAAAGCAAATGCAGGTGCTCAAGCTTGGCAGCGGTGAGATCGGTTCGTTTGATGAAGTTGTACCCAGCATAAAATCTGGAGATGGACAATATCATCAGGTTATGGAACGCCGGTATGTCGACGGCGTCTTTGTGCCGGACGGGGGGGAAGGTCCGGTTTGCGTTAGTTCTCTGGGGCACAGATTTGAAGGTTGTCCGGACACTAATAATGAATATTGGGTTGACATTGCTGTTGATGGTTTTGAGCTGCCGTTTGGTGAGGATATATATTGCGAGAACGGAAAGCCTGGCATCCTTGCTCATGCCAACAGCGGCATCACCTTTGACCTTGCGAGGCTCAGAGACAGCATGCCTGGTTTGCGTATAGGGAGTTTTGTCTCTGGTTGCGGTGTTAGAACTTACAGCGAAGATTTTAATGTAGATACAAATTGCAGTGTTTGGGTCCTTGTTGACGGGGAGCTCAGATTTCAGTTGCATGGAGTTGACGAGGGAGATAGACCCAGAGCTATACGAGTTATCCTGCGTGATGAGGACCGATTCCTGACGCTGATTACGACCGACGGAGGGAACAGCACCAGTGCAGATTGGTGTCTTTTTACCGAACCTGTACTTGAGCTTGAACGAAAATAA
- a CDS encoding sigma-70 family RNA polymerase sigma factor, producing MAETSGTNTKGSGPDAGKFVKLLTANYYRINAFILSMVPNAADAEDMMQETSEIMWQKFDEFEEGTDFAAWGVTIAKFRILNFRKSKQNQTAQLSEEALRLIESETDSMSEELDARLDALRACLSRLDEKDRQFIKLRYSPGATARSVAEVIGTSVHRVYRSVARINSMLLRCIRRRLTTEGVV from the coding sequence ATGGCAGAAACTTCAGGAACCAACACAAAGGGATCAGGACCGGATGCCGGGAAGTTCGTCAAGCTTTTGACGGCCAATTATTACCGGATCAACGCGTTCATTCTCAGCATGGTGCCAAATGCTGCTGATGCTGAGGATATGATGCAGGAAACTTCTGAGATAATGTGGCAGAAATTTGACGAATTTGAAGAGGGCACTGATTTTGCAGCGTGGGGGGTTACGATAGCAAAATTCAGGATATTGAATTTTCGCAAAAGCAAGCAAAATCAGACGGCGCAACTCAGTGAGGAAGCGCTGCGTCTTATCGAGTCCGAGACAGATTCAATGTCCGAGGAGCTGGACGCCAGACTAGACGCTTTAAGGGCGTGCCTTTCAAGGCTTGACGAGAAGGACCGTCAGTTCATCAAACTGAGGTATTCACCCGGTGCCACCGCAAGGAGTGTGGCTGAGGTTATAGGTACTTCAGTTCACAGAGTTTACCGCAGTGTTGCCAGGATAAACAGCATGCTTCTTCGCTGTATCCGCAGGCGGCTGACGACAGAGGGGGTAGTATGA
- a CDS encoding MFS transporter, giving the protein MNSEIKKSNNFPFAPAKWPFFYGWVIVAATTIGTIASVPGQTIGVGVFTDKLINAIGLSRTQLAQAYMLGTVTSSFLLPYAGTILDKLGSRIMVMVSAAGLGVSLLLLSQIDLLTAQIESFAGLLIITAVGFLLIRFFGQGCLTLTSRVTIGKWFNHRRGLATGISSIFIAYSFNASPAFLNYLVTTFTWQQTYIILGLIIGLGITALGWVFYRDNPEQCGLIMDGKKIDPASISINKKVPETVRSFTRLEALKTFPFWIFAAATSWQALMMTAVSFHITSIGKEVALTRDQTYALFPIIGIVTAIVTILAAWISDKTRLKWFLLITLAAQFVAALGAYNISLPILQNLFIAGYAVSGSIFALLLTITWPRYYGRKHLGAISGLVTSMIVFASAIGPYIFSILRDYSGSYDLVFKLSMVVPLLLIVPGFFVVNPQLKFQDTSN; this is encoded by the coding sequence ATGAATTCCGAAATTAAAAAAAGCAACAATTTCCCTTTCGCACCCGCAAAATGGCCCTTCTTTTATGGCTGGGTAATCGTCGCAGCAACAACGATCGGCACAATTGCAAGCGTCCCAGGCCAGACCATCGGAGTAGGTGTATTTACAGATAAGCTTATAAACGCCATCGGTCTCTCGCGGACCCAGCTCGCACAGGCATACATGCTCGGCACCGTAACCAGCAGCTTTTTGCTGCCCTATGCAGGTACGATTCTTGATAAATTAGGTTCACGCATAATGGTTATGGTGAGCGCAGCCGGACTTGGCGTCAGCCTTCTTCTGCTGTCGCAAATAGATTTGCTGACTGCACAAATTGAAAGCTTTGCAGGGTTGCTGATTATAACTGCTGTAGGATTCCTGCTCATACGCTTCTTCGGACAAGGCTGCCTCACACTGACATCCCGCGTAACCATCGGCAAATGGTTCAACCATCGCAGGGGCCTCGCCACTGGAATATCCAGTATCTTCATCGCCTATTCATTCAACGCATCCCCGGCCTTCCTCAATTATCTCGTTACGACTTTCACCTGGCAGCAAACCTATATAATACTCGGCCTGATCATAGGCCTCGGCATCACCGCACTCGGCTGGGTATTCTACCGCGACAATCCCGAACAGTGCGGCCTGATCATGGACGGCAAAAAGATTGATCCCGCATCGATCTCGATCAATAAGAAAGTGCCCGAAACCGTCCGCAGCTTCACCCGACTGGAAGCTCTCAAAACGTTCCCGTTCTGGATATTTGCAGCAGCCACCTCCTGGCAGGCCCTGATGATGACAGCCGTGAGCTTTCACATCACATCCATAGGCAAAGAAGTGGCCCTTACGAGGGATCAGACCTACGCCCTGTTTCCCATAATAGGCATTGTAACTGCCATCGTTACCATACTGGCAGCATGGATAAGCGATAAGACCCGTTTAAAATGGTTCCTTCTGATCACGCTAGCCGCACAGTTCGTCGCCGCGCTTGGCGCATACAATATATCTCTGCCGATACTGCAAAACCTATTCATCGCAGGATACGCAGTATCCGGCAGCATCTTCGCATTGCTTCTCACCATAACCTGGCCGCGATACTACGGCAGAAAACACCTCGGAGCCATCAGCGGACTGGTAACCTCCATGATCGTCTTCGCAAGCGCGATCGGCCCATACATTTTCAGCATACTCCGCGACTACTCGGGCAGCTATGACCTCGTTTTCAAACTGTCAATGGTGGTCCCGCTCCTGCTTATCGTGCCGGGCTTTTTCGTAGTAAACCCGCAGCTCAAGTTCCAGGACACATCCAATTAA